The nucleotide window GTAACCTTCTTGGCGGAAAGGGCGCCAACCTGGCAGAAATGACCAATCTTGGCCTTCCGATTCCCCAGGGCTTTACTGTAACTACAGAGGCTTGCACCGATTATTACAACAGTGGAAAGAAGATTACAGAAGAAATTCAGGGACAGATTTTCGACGCGTTAGCATGGCTTGAAGCTGAGAACGGCAGAAAATTTGGCGATACAGAGAATCCTCTCCTAGTATCCGTACGTTCTGGTGCCAGGGCTTCCATGCCTGGTATGATGGACACAATCTTAAACTTAGGCTTAAACGATGTTTCTGTTGAGGGATTTGCAAAGAAGACAGGGAACCCCAGGTTTGCATACGATTCCTACAGAAGATTTATTCAGATGTTTTCCGATGTTGTTATGGAGGTTCCCAAATCCTTCTTTGAAAAGATCATTGATGAAGTAAAGACGGCAAAGGGCGTTCATTATGATACGGAGCTGACGGCCGATGATCTGAAGGAGCTGATCGCGAGATTCAAGCAAGTTTATAAAGATGCGATGAACGGTGAGGAATTCCCTCAGGATCCGAAGGTCCAGCTTATGGATGCAGTAAAGGCTGTATTCCGTTCCTGGGACAACCCCCGCGCCATCGTATACAGAAGAATGAATGATATTCCCGGTGACTGGGGCACTGCCGTAAACGTACAGACCATGGTATTCGGAAATATGGGCGATACTTCCGGAACAGGCGTTGCGTTCACCCGAAATCCGTCCACCGGCGCAAGAGGTATTTATGGCGAATACCTGATCAACGCGCAGGGTGAGGACGTTGTGGCAGGCGTGCGTACGCCTCAGCCCATCACCAAACTGGCGGAGGATCTGCCGGAATGCTACAAGGAATTCATGGCGATCGCGAATAAGCTGGAAGACCACTACCGCGATATGCAGGATATGGAATTCACGATTCAGGAAGGGAAACTTTACTTCCTCCAGACCCGTAACGGCAAGAGGACTGCTCCCGCGGCTATCCAGATTGCCTGCGACCTGGTGGACGAGGGCAAGATCACTCCTGAGGAAGCGGTATGCCGTATCGAGGCAAAGTCCCTTGATCAGCTGCTTCATCCTACCTTTGATACAGCTGCGCTGAAAGCCGGCGAGGTCATTGGGAGCGCGCTTCCCGCATCTCCCGGAGCTGCGGCAGGTAAGGTTTATTTCACAGCCGAGGATGCAAAGGAAGCTCACGAAAAAGGCGAAAGAGTCATCCTGGTCCGTCTGGAGACATCGCCCGAGGATATCGAGGGTATGCACGCGGCAGAGGGAATCCTGACAGTGCGCGGCGGCATGACTTCTCATGCGGCAGTAGTGGCGCGCGGCATGGGCACCTGCTGTGTATCCGGCTGCGGAGAAATCAAGATAGACGAAGCCGCCAAGAAATTTGAGCTGGGCGGACATGCCTTCACAGAAGGGGACTATATTTCCCTGGACGGCACGACAGGCAAGATTTATAAAGGCGATATCAAAACAATGGAGGCTTCCGTGGGCGGAAACTTCGGCCGTATCATGCGCTGGGCGGATCAGTTCCGCAAGCTGCAGGTACGTACCAATGCGGATACCCCCATTGATACGGAAAATGCCGTTAAATTGGGCGCGGAGGGCATCGGCCTCTGCCGTACTGAGCATATGTTCTTTGACCCTGACAGGATTCCGAAGATTCGGAAGATGATTCTTTCCGATTCTGTAGAAGTGCGTGAGGCTGCTCTGAACGAGCTGATTCCTTTCCAGAAAGCAGATTTCAAGGCGATGTATAAGGCTCTTAGAGGCCGCCCGATGACCGTTCGTTATCTGGATCCGCCGCTTCATGAGTTCGTTCCCACCGATCCTGCGGATATTAAAGCACTGGCAGATGACATGGGCCTGACTCCTGAACAGGTAAAGGCAAAGTGCGACGACCTTCATGAGTTCAACCCGATGATGGGCCATCGTGGATGCCGCCTTGCGGTTACCTATCCGGAAATCGCGAAGATGCAGACGAGGGCGATCATTGAAGCTGCTATTGAAGTGAAGGAAGAGATGGGATATGACATCGTTCCCGAAATCATGATTCCTTTAGTCGGAGAGAAGAAAGAGCTTAAGTTTGTAAAAGATGTGGTAATCGCCACGGCAGAAGAAGTCATGAAAGAAAAAGGCGAATACATCAATTACCATGTAGGGACCATGATCGAGATTCCCCGCGCGGCTCTGACTGCCGATAAGATTGCAGAAGAGGCGGAGTTCTTTTCATTCGGTACCAATGACCTGACTCAGATGACTTTCGGCTTCTCCCGTGATGACGCCGGAAAGTTCCTGCAGTCCTACTACAGCAACAAGATTTACGAATCCGATCCTTTTGCAAAGCTGGATCAGGAGGGCGTAGGCCAGCTGGTGGCCATGGCGGCGAAGAAGGGACGCAAGACCAATCCGAATCTGAAGCTTGGTATCTGCGGCGAGCACGGCGGCGATCCCAGCTCCGTAGAATTCTGCCATAAGATCGGGCTGAACTATGTATCCTGTTCCCCTTACCGCGTACCTATCGCAAGACTGGCGGCGGCACAGGCAGCTATTAAACAAAAATAATCGAAAACGGGCTTATTTGTCACAGGGTGCCCCATTATCGTCCAGTGCGAGAGAGTGGCTATCCTCTAAGCAGAATAGAACGTGAGCAATAAATAAAGACGAAACAAAGAGTAGACCTTGAAACTTGGGAGGAATCCTGAGCTTTGAGGTCTTTTTTTACATTTTGTAAAAGAAGGTTTTCCTGAAGAAAACTGCATAACGACTGTTATATTCATGTAGCTATAGGGCAGCCGTCCGAAAATTCCACAAAGTTTTGGATAAAAAGAGATAGTGTTATACTAGGCAAGGGGGCTTTTGCCTTGACAGCGAAATACATTTATTATATGGTGAGTACAGGAGGAGGGGCATTATGAAAAAAGTAGTTTGTATTATGCTGGCAGTCATTATAACGGCGGTTTTGGCCGCGTGTGGGGTGCCAAAGACGCAGCATTCAGAAACACAGCAGTCAGAAGCACAAAAGCCGGGGGCGCAGCAGCCAGAAGGCGAAAAAGATTTGGTGCAGATTTCAAAACAAATCACGGAAAAGCTCAGTGATTCGGAATATGATGAGATCGCCGGATTTATGGGAGATCAAATGAAATCCCTTTCTGCAAAGGACTGGGAAAAAATATGGGACGAGACGGAAAGTGGATTCGGGGCTTTTCAAAAAACGGGCGAATTCATCCAATTTGAAACGGATGGTTATGATGTGGTAGAACTTGAACTCATCTGTGAAAACGGGACGGCCGTTCAGCGCACCGTGTTTGATTCTCAGGGGCTTGTTGCCGGATTTTTTATGAAAGCCGGGCCGATCAAGTCCGACTTGCCGGAGGGGATTACTGAGCAGGAGATTACCTTTGATTCGCAGCCGGGATTTCCGATACATGGTACCTTGACGATGCCAAAGGAGGCGCCGAAGGCGGCTCTGGTCCTCGTTCATGGTTCGGGGCCTCAAGACCGGGATTCTACAATCGGCTTTAATAAACCGTTCCGCGATCTGGCGTATGGACTCGCCGCCCAGGGAATCGCCGTTCTCCGCTATGATAAAGTGACATACACCTATGGGGAAAAATTAACAGAAAAATATGGATCTGCTTTTACGGTGGAAGAGGAATCTATTCTGGATGCCGTAAGCGCTGTGAATTGGCTGAAGCAGAAGGACTCTATCCCCGGAGACTCCATCTATGTGCTGGGAATGAGCTTAGGCGGTTCATTGCTGTCATCCATAGGAAAAGAATGTCCTGATGTGGCAGGATATATCAGCATGAGCGGTACGCCGCTTCCGCTGTGGAAAATTTCCCTGCAGCAGAATGAGATGTCGCTGGAGGAGCAGAATGAAGCGCAGAGGGCGGCCGGGCAGGTCATAATCGACGAAGAGGTGCAGAAGGCCGAGAATATTTCGGACTATACGGAAGAAGAGCTGGCAGACATGACTGTTTTCGGGCTTCCAGGTATTTATTCCAGGCATCTTTTCAGCATAAAGACTGCGGAACTGCATCTTGCGGATAAAAAGCCGATTTTGATTCTTCAGGGAGGAAAGGACCGCCAGGTGACGCCGGAAAACGGCATCACGGCATGGCAGACTGCATTAGCCGGCCATCCGGACGCGACTTATAAGCTTTATGATGATCTGAACCATATTATGGGGGATTACCAGGGAGAGGCGGTTCCTTTCCTGGAACTGCTGAGTGTAGAATATCGTCAAAATACGCCTGTGCCCCAATATGTCATCGACGATATCGCCGACTGGATGAACGTCCGGGGAAACCATTAAAAACGGCATAGGATTGGATTTATCCAAAAAGCATGGTAAAAATCATACCGATTGCTCCGACAGAGAGAAAGGCCAGTCCTATCCCCGCTGACTTTTTTCGCTGTTCCATATCCTTTCTGCTGCTTTCCGACAAATGAGTGATTGGATATTTCCTTCTGCCGATCAGATACATGAGCAGGCCGCTGGAGTTATTGCCGTTTATGGCAAATAGTCCCCACAGTTTTGGATGCTTCAAGCCGCGGGCCTCCGCGTCGATTATGGTCAGCCGGTAGATTTGATATACGATTTCAATTGCCCCCACAAAGGTTATTGCTCCGAAGATCACTGCAAATATGGCGCTGTTTTCCATGATGGTTCCTCCTAAAATTTTTTGATTATCTGATAGAGTAAAACGGATGAGCTGATGACCATGAGACAGAAAACGCCGGCCAGGAAATACATGTTTTCTGGTATGAACATATGAAGGATGATCAGCAGGGCCGCCGTTACGATGTTGATTATGACAGCTCCTATCAGCTTTTGATTGCTTTTTACGACATTTGTGCTTTCTTCCAGATGCTGTATCATTTTGCTGTCTCCTTTCAGCAGACCATCGAGGCTAATGGAATACAAGTCGCTTAATTTGATAACGCTGATTATATCTGGATATGATTTTTCATTTTCCCAATTTGAAATAGTCTGTCTTGACACATTGATTTTTTCAGCTGCGTTTTCCTGGGTTAGCCCAGAACGTACACGAGCGTCTTTTAACTTTTTGCCGATTTCCATATTAAGACTGCTCCTTTCAAGACTATCCTGCCATATTGGTGGGAAAATGTCTATCAAATCTCTTTGACACAGAAAAAAACCGTGTCAAAATTCTTTTACATACCTTACCGCACGAAGTGCGCCTGCCCGGAGGGTATGAATTAAGGGATGCCCTTGGGTATACCTTACCGCACGAAGTGCGCCTGCCCGGAGGGCATACCTTTAAATATCTTTGAAACAAACGTATCTTTAAAACCAAATGAGGCAGGAGGAAATCCGATTCCATCCAGGCGGCTCGCTGGCAGCCGTAACCAGCATCTTTACGGCCTCCAGTCGGTCCTTTCCAACTGACATGGATAAATCGATATTTTTCCATGTCAGATTCCAATAAAAACCTGCATGAGATTCGGTTTTTACCTCCCTGCGGCCGGGAAGATTCTGCTAACGGCTTTGCGGCGCTCGCCTTACGATGGGATCGGATCGTTCCTCCTGCTCCTCTTCCCGCACCAAAATAAGCTTCTGTTTGTTCCGAAAGATATTGAAGCGGACACCGCGGCCCGCTGCTTTATGCGCGCGGGCCGTGTGGATATCCAATCCTTTTTGGAATCAATGGAACGGAAATTATCCAGTATGGTGCGGCAGGCAGAGCACCGGCAGAAAGATTCCGGGCCGGCCTAAAGGCGAGCGCCGCAGGGCAGCGGCCGGTGTTCTCCAGGCGGAAGAAGACAGAAACGGAAATACCGATTCCGTTTCTGAGCGAACCGGAGACGAAAAATCATCCGGATTTTCCGTCGACATGTGAGCGGTACTCCTGGAGCGGGGATAAAGCGGCCCCTGCATCGCCAGCGAACCGAAATCGTGACGGCCCGGAACTTCTGCCGGTGCCTAACTGTAGCGTAATCGGAATTTACTAAAATGATTCCAAAAAATATTTTGTATTATAGTGATAAAGACAAATATATTTTAATGATTTTCAAAAGTATGATGTGCTTAACAGATCATGAAGTGAAAAGGGAAAGGATGTGGATAAAATGAAAACTATCTATCGCCGCTGTACAGTACTTGACGGAACAGAAGAAATGGAGCCGCGGCCGGACATGACGGTCGTTGCAGAAGACGGCAGGATCATATCAGTCACAAAGGAGGAGGCGTTTTCCGGGGAAGGAGAAGTCATAGATCTGGAGGGCCGGTATCTGATGCCGGGTCTTATCAATCTGCACGTTCATCTGCCGGGAAACGGCGCGCCGAAGAAAAAGCAGCAGGACAGCACGGCGGCGGCTAAACTGGTGATGAAAAATAGATTTACCCGTTTTATTGGCTTAAAGATGTGCGAAAATTACGCTAAGACGGAGCTTTTATCCGGTGTGACTACGATCCGTACAGTCGGCGGCCTCGGCAATTTTGATACTTTGATTCGCGACCGTATCAACGCCGGAAAGCTGGACGGCCCGAGAATCCTGGCATCCAATATGGCGGTTTCCGTGCCGGGAGGCCATATGACCGGTTCCGTGGCATATTCCGCGGGGAGTGAAGAGGAATGCCGTGCGTTGGTGAGAAAAATCGCCGGTGAGAAACCGGATTGGATAAAGCTTATGATCACCGGAGGCGTACTGGACGCGAAGGTGAAGGGAGAGCCGGGAGTGCTGAAGATGCCTCCTTCTTACGTAAAAGCCTGCTGCGAGGAAGCACACAAGGCGGGATACCGCGTGGCCGCCCACACAGAAAGCCCGGAGGGAGTGCGGACAGCGCTGGAAAATGGAGTGGATACGATTGAACACGGGGCTTCTCCCGATGAAGAGATCATCTCTCTGTTCAAAGAAAAGAAAGCCTGTGACATCTGTACGATCTCGCCCGCCGTTCCTTTGGCGAAGTTTGGGAAAGATATCATGGACAGTACAGAGATGATGCGGTATAACGGAAACATTGTGCTGGAGGGTATTATAAACTGTGCCAAGGCAGCGCTTGAGCATGGCATACCGGTGGGACTAGGCACCGATACGGCCTGTCCGTTTGTCACTCATTATGACATGTGGAGGGAGCTGCAGTACTTCCATAAATATGTCGGAGTGAGCCGGGCCTTTGCTCTTTACACAGCTACGAGAAGAAACGCGGAGATTGCGGGTATTGGACAAGAGACCGGCAGTATAGAACCGGGGAAAAGCGCGGATTTTCTAATCACAGAGAAAAATCCATTGGAAGATCTGACTGTTCTCCGCACTCCGTATATGGTAGTCGCTCGCGGAAAAGCATTTAAAAAGCCAGTCGTCAAGAAATATCCCATTTGTGAGCGGGAGCTTGATAAATGCCTGCAGAATTTATAAAGCGAAGCAAAATAACCGCGCCATTGGTGATAGGATGGCGCGGCTATTTTGTTTCGATGAGATTGAGGAGGTAAATTTAAAATAACTCCTTGACAAATAAAACTGTTATGTTTATAATTACAGTAATAACTGAGATGAAAAATAGAACAGTTTATAACCGGAGGTGTATATGAAACTGAAACGACTTATCAGCGGCGCGGCAGTGATCCTCATGATCACCAGCTCAGGAATGTTTGCCGGCTGCGGTGCGAAGCACGCAGAACCGGAGACGACGAAAGAAGAAACACGATCTGCCGAAGAAAAGGGGACAGAAGCTTCATCTTCTTCAGAAGAAGAGACGGCAGAAGCATCTCCGTTATTCGGAAGCTTTACATCAGAGACGCTGGACGGAGAAGCAGTAGATCAGGAGATATTTTCCGGGGCGGATCTGACTATGGTGAATATCTGGGGTACATTCTGCGGCCCTTGTATCAGT belongs to Qiania dongpingensis and includes:
- a CDS encoding helix-turn-helix transcriptional regulator gives rise to the protein MEIGKKLKDARVRSGLTQENAAEKINVSRQTISNWENEKSYPDIISVIKLSDLYSISLDGLLKGDSKMIQHLEESTNVVKSNQKLIGAVIINIVTAALLIILHMFIPENMYFLAGVFCLMVISSSVLLYQIIKKF
- a CDS encoding amidohydrolase family protein — protein: MKTIYRRCTVLDGTEEMEPRPDMTVVAEDGRIISVTKEEAFSGEGEVIDLEGRYLMPGLINLHVHLPGNGAPKKKQQDSTAAAKLVMKNRFTRFIGLKMCENYAKTELLSGVTTIRTVGGLGNFDTLIRDRINAGKLDGPRILASNMAVSVPGGHMTGSVAYSAGSEEECRALVRKIAGEKPDWIKLMITGGVLDAKVKGEPGVLKMPPSYVKACCEEAHKAGYRVAAHTESPEGVRTALENGVDTIEHGASPDEEIISLFKEKKACDICTISPAVPLAKFGKDIMDSTEMMRYNGNIVLEGIINCAKAALEHGIPVGLGTDTACPFVTHYDMWRELQYFHKYVGVSRAFALYTATRRNAEIAGIGQETGSIEPGKSADFLITEKNPLEDLTVLRTPYMVVARGKAFKKPVVKKYPICERELDKCLQNL
- the ppdK gene encoding pyruvate, phosphate dikinase; protein product: MAKWVYLFKEGNADMRNLLGGKGANLAEMTNLGLPIPQGFTVTTEACTDYYNSGKKITEEIQGQIFDALAWLEAENGRKFGDTENPLLVSVRSGARASMPGMMDTILNLGLNDVSVEGFAKKTGNPRFAYDSYRRFIQMFSDVVMEVPKSFFEKIIDEVKTAKGVHYDTELTADDLKELIARFKQVYKDAMNGEEFPQDPKVQLMDAVKAVFRSWDNPRAIVYRRMNDIPGDWGTAVNVQTMVFGNMGDTSGTGVAFTRNPSTGARGIYGEYLINAQGEDVVAGVRTPQPITKLAEDLPECYKEFMAIANKLEDHYRDMQDMEFTIQEGKLYFLQTRNGKRTAPAAIQIACDLVDEGKITPEEAVCRIEAKSLDQLLHPTFDTAALKAGEVIGSALPASPGAAAGKVYFTAEDAKEAHEKGERVILVRLETSPEDIEGMHAAEGILTVRGGMTSHAAVVARGMGTCCVSGCGEIKIDEAAKKFELGGHAFTEGDYISLDGTTGKIYKGDIKTMEASVGGNFGRIMRWADQFRKLQVRTNADTPIDTENAVKLGAEGIGLCRTEHMFFDPDRIPKIRKMILSDSVEVREAALNELIPFQKADFKAMYKALRGRPMTVRYLDPPLHEFVPTDPADIKALADDMGLTPEQVKAKCDDLHEFNPMMGHRGCRLAVTYPEIAKMQTRAIIEAAIEVKEEMGYDIVPEIMIPLVGEKKELKFVKDVVIATAEEVMKEKGEYINYHVGTMIEIPRAALTADKIAEEAEFFSFGTNDLTQMTFGFSRDDAGKFLQSYYSNKIYESDPFAKLDQEGVGQLVAMAAKKGRKTNPNLKLGICGEHGGDPSSVEFCHKIGLNYVSCSPYRVPIARLAAAQAAIKQK
- a CDS encoding alpha/beta hydrolase; this encodes MKKVVCIMLAVIITAVLAACGVPKTQHSETQQSEAQKPGAQQPEGEKDLVQISKQITEKLSDSEYDEIAGFMGDQMKSLSAKDWEKIWDETESGFGAFQKTGEFIQFETDGYDVVELELICENGTAVQRTVFDSQGLVAGFFMKAGPIKSDLPEGITEQEITFDSQPGFPIHGTLTMPKEAPKAALVLVHGSGPQDRDSTIGFNKPFRDLAYGLAAQGIAVLRYDKVTYTYGEKLTEKYGSAFTVEEESILDAVSAVNWLKQKDSIPGDSIYVLGMSLGGSLLSSIGKECPDVAGYISMSGTPLPLWKISLQQNEMSLEEQNEAQRAAGQVIIDEEVQKAENISDYTEEELADMTVFGLPGIYSRHLFSIKTAELHLADKKPILILQGGKDRQVTPENGITAWQTALAGHPDATYKLYDDLNHIMGDYQGEAVPFLELLSVEYRQNTPVPQYVIDDIADWMNVRGNH